In the genome of Carnobacterium pleistocenium FTR1, one region contains:
- a CDS encoding DegV family protein, whose amino-acid sequence MRIAVVTDSTAYLTDQQCELYSIYKLPLSVIMGNDAIEETNITNDDFFERVKMMDSLPTSSQPAIGQAIDLFNELSKKYDAVISVHLSSALSGTYDSIASLGPVYKKLEIYPYDSGISCSAQGYFVLEAARMANEGFTVEEIFHTFEKMQMTLQAYFVVNDLHHLVRGGRLSNGSAIIGSLLKIKPILHFEDKKITIFEKIRTKKKALKRIEQLLGEDVEKGYPIVSTIIHANAEQEALEWIKKLKQCYPSIRYEISYFGPVIGTHLGEGALGMTWVKDQTKG is encoded by the coding sequence TTGAGAATCGCAGTGGTAACAGATAGTACCGCTTATTTAACAGATCAACAATGTGAGCTGTATTCTATTTACAAATTACCATTATCAGTGATTATGGGAAATGATGCTATAGAGGAAACAAATATAACTAATGATGACTTTTTTGAAAGAGTTAAGATGATGGATTCTTTACCGACAAGTTCGCAACCAGCTATTGGTCAAGCTATTGATTTGTTTAATGAACTTTCAAAAAAATATGACGCTGTTATAAGCGTACATTTGTCAAGTGCACTTAGCGGAACCTACGATTCAATCGCAAGTTTAGGACCGGTGTATAAAAAGTTGGAAATTTACCCTTACGATTCAGGAATCAGTTGCTCAGCACAAGGTTACTTTGTATTGGAAGCAGCAAGAATGGCAAATGAAGGGTTTACCGTTGAAGAAATTTTTCATACGTTTGAAAAGATGCAAATGACACTACAGGCTTATTTTGTGGTAAATGATTTGCATCATTTGGTTCGCGGAGGACGTCTTTCTAACGGGTCAGCAATTATTGGCTCTTTATTAAAAATAAAACCAATCTTACATTTTGAAGATAAAAAGATTACTATTTTTGAAAAAATAAGAACAAAGAAAAAAGCACTTAAAAGAATTGAACAATTATTAGGAGAAGATGTTGAAAAAGGTTATCCAATCGTATCGACAATTATTCATGCTAATGCTGAACAAGAAGCCTTAGAATGGATAAAAAAATTAAAACAATGTTACCCATCTATTCGTTATGAAATTAGTTATTTCGGCCCTGTTATAGGAACGCATTTAGGTGAAGGCGCCTTAGGAATGACTTGGGTAAAAGATCAGACAAAGGGTTAA